The Legionella lansingensis DNA window GTTGGCATTATGGATGAGGAGTCAGGCGAGAGGGTCAAAGCTTGTGTTGTTAAACGAGACCCAAATTTAACCGCGGAAGAAATTATTGCGCATTGTCGTGAACACTTAACCGCATACAAAATCCCTAAAGTTGTCGAATTTTATGAAGAGCTTCCCAAAACAAACGTCGGCAAAATTTTAAGGCGCGCATTAAAGGCGGAAGAGACATATATTGCTGCTTAAGACAATGTAGTACCAATGTTGGGCCTTGGCCCATAGCCGTCAGGCTAAGAAAGAAATTGTTTGTTTAACTTATTGAAATAATAATAAAAAAAGCTAGAGTACCCTTTTAAATTTTTTCCCGCCAGGAAAACAACCAAAAGGGACTCTATGCTGCTGGATACCCTATCAAATATTCCTCAAGAAATCTTTAAATTTTTTACTTATGAAGCGGATCGGATAGGAAAGGAAACAGGTTTTCAGAAACGCCGTTCAAAATTGACACCTAGTGTTTTTATAAAATCATTGATAACGCTCTGTTTTTCAGAACATTTTAATTTGGAACTTTTCTGTGGATTGGTAAAAACGCAAAAAGTTTATATCAAAAAACAATCATTACATGAGCGATTTAACGAACGAACAGCCGGATTTCTTAAAGCCTTTTCATTATTCTGTTTAAAGCACTTTCAAATGAAAAAGTTACCTCAACTCCAAGGATTGGAGCAATTTAGTAGCCTTAACATCATTGATAGCAGTACTATATCCTTACATCAGGCGCTGAATGAGCTTTTTAAAGGCAGTGGCGGAGCCGCATCCAGTTCCGCTATGAAAATCCAAATGATGTTTGATTATCTTGGTGGACAAATAAAAGAGCTTACTCTAACTTCGGGCTGTGATAACGATCAGGGCTTTGATAATTATTTTAATACTATTGAAAAAGGAGCTCTTTATTTAATGGATTTAGGTTATTTTAAACTGAACACGTTTAAGAAAATTATGGAAGAAAACGCTTTCTTCATAAGCCGCTTGCTCACCGGAACTAAACTTCTAACACAAGATAAGAAACCTTTTGATTTACTCGTTACCTTGGAGAATGCTGCACCATTCTTTTCTCAGCAGGTCCTTATGGGAGCAACGCATAAAATTCCTGTCCGCTTGGTCGCTCAACGATTACCACCAGTCATTGCCGAGCAAAGGCGGAGAAGACTTATAAAAGATCATCGTCGCCGTGGTTCCACACCAAACCAGGAATCGTTGGCTTTACAAAGTTGGTCTAT harbors:
- a CDS encoding IS4 family transposase; the protein is MLLDTLSNIPQEIFKFFTYEADRIGKETGFQKRRSKLTPSVFIKSLITLCFSEHFNLELFCGLVKTQKVYIKKQSLHERFNERTAGFLKAFSLFCLKHFQMKKLPQLQGLEQFSSLNIIDSSTISLHQALNELFKGSGGAASSSAMKIQMMFDYLGGQIKELTLTSGCDNDQGFDNYFNTIEKGALYLMDLGYFKLNTFKKIMEENAFFISRLLTGTKLLTQDKKPFDLLVTLENAAPFFSQQVLMGATHKIPVRLVAQRLPPVIAEQRRRRLIKDHRRRGSTPNQESLALQSWSIYITNTSETQINNKAIHQTYALRWQVELLFKLSKSLMHIDSIKTKKFARVIIETYGKFIAMMLLFLLCNPMRNIEGKQLSFYKACHQLSSKATGLIIALMSPYRLKHFLNDFYENLSLFAIKDSKKKPLLTFDFCEGECF